The genomic segment GCCATACCCAGTGTTCTCATCCTTAGTCTTGAACAATACTGGAATAGAAAACGTGAAACGTGCAGTTTAAATGACACCAAGATGTGCAGAGAAGAAACAGGTGATGTGCATGTGGGAAGAGACGAACGAATAATGAATTCTTGGGGTGAGATAGGTCAACACACATGGAGAGGTATGAACATACACACGTAAAGGATAAACGAAACAGTGATCTGCATTAACATACGTGTGCGAGTAAGAAAGGAACAGGTATGGGTCAGAAAGGAACAGGTATGGGTAAGAAAGGAACAGGTATGGGTCAGATAGGAACAGGTATGGGTCAGAAAGGAACAGGTATGGGTAAGAAAGGAACAGGTATGGGTCAGAAAGGAACAGGTATGGGTAAGATAGGAACAGGTATGGGTAAGATAGGAACAGGTATGGGTAAGATAGGAACAGGTATGGGTAAGATAGGAACAGGTATGGGTAAGAAAGGAACAGGTATGGGTCAGAAAGGAACAGGTATGGGTAAGATAGGAACAGGTATGGGTAAGATAGGAACAGGTATGGGTCAGAAAGGAACAGGTATGGGTAAGATAGGAACAGGTATGGGTAAGAAAAGAACGTGCACGTGTTTGGAGTGAAATATCTAACCACATTTGAGAGGAGTATGGGCGGTACTTACATACAGATGTACATAGAAAGATTTGTATGTTCAAGTAAATAGATGAAAGGGAATATGTACGCATAATGTTAAAGATGAAGGAAAAGgaaattaattgaataattcatattaaaaagTAGAATTGAAGGGTTCAGATGTTCGTACATACATGTCTAAGTGAAAACGAGTAAGACAGAACAGGCTTATACACATGAATGAGGAAAAGAAGAATAGGTGTGTAAGAGAAAATGCATGTGTATGAATAAAAGAGGAAAGTGCACGTGGATGGGCAAGACAGGGATATGAACAAGTATGGGTCAAACAGGAAAAGTACGTGTATTGGAAAATAGGAATATGTACGTATAGAAGTAAAAGAGGAGTTTGTAAGTGTAGGAGTATGAACTTCAGGGGAGAGAtgagctaaaaatagaaatCCAGGtgaaaaactttaaaatgaataaaatactTGCGTTAGATGATCTTGATGATGTAGGCGTTATCTGCATAAATAAAAAGCCAAATATTAAAGCAATGGCAGTCACGTcttctgtaaaataaattgcaaaggaataaaacataattagacatttcttttcaaaacacCAAAACATACACGAAGCCAACAGATGCATTGCAATCCCTCCATAACCATTGTATcttgtgatgtcataattgCAAAAACAGTTTTAATATATTAAACGGACAGTTTTGcatttaaaattgtttaaaaagacATGTTATCAAAGTTGAAGAAAATAGGGCTTAGATTATGTTAACGACGAAAATGCAACCGAAAGTTCAGCATACCTAATTATGCAAGTCGAACCACAGTCAATTCCACGTAATTTGTAGCATTACATATTCTTACTTGGATTCAGAAGGAATTTACCCAATATTTCACAATTCCTACATCTCTTTTATTGTGGACGAGCCGTCTCAGGAAATGTAACACATTTGTTGTAAATACGCAAACGACACTGTGCTACATTCACCGATCCGTTTCAGCAAATAGACTCACAATTCTCATTCCGTTGTGTTGTGAATCCGACAAAACATTAACTCTTTAAAAGGTCACCCCATCATTCAAAACTCGTCGAGTTCTCGTACAAAATCTATCTCAATAGTTTAGTAAGTTTTACCTTCCCACCAAAACCCTATAACAATGCTTACCACATTATAGTTTATTTCTTACCACCTTGTAATATGTTCACCCATTCGTTCCAAAAATATCTCGCGTTTATCATCACATAGTACTACATTTGTCGAGTTGTCCATTGAACTGTCGTAGTACATAGACGATTTCAGTATGTACTTGAGTCACTCGAGTAACAAGTGATCGTCCAGGGTTTTAACTCGAGTGACGATTTACGACCTATAACCCCAAATCTCGTCAAACCTATCCCACATGCGGGGTTAGTTGAGTCCAGAGATGGTGGTCGTGGGAGTGAAAGTAGCCATGTGAGCAAACCAGATAGCAGTACCTAGACATCAATAccttgatatattttgtaatatgtaaataaattgaTAACAAGTATTATTAATTTAACAGCCAATATGTTGTGTACAGACATTCCCGACAATCTATGGTGACCACTTGTGAGAGGCGGCTAAATCAGGTTAAGTATGATGTGAATTATATCCTTAGTCAGACGAAGATAATATCGATAATCATGGTAAGTAAAGTAGACGATCGCGAGCTCTGCATAGTGGGATAGATCGTAGATTTTCTATAATAACAAACATTACATCCTACTCTGTCAACAACACTAGTACGAACCGAAGATAAATAGAAATAGAAATGGTTACTGTTACTTTGCGActtcaacaaaattaaaacgCATATAATTTGAAGAATTTGTGGTCGTCAATTCCTACATATTTATAAAGGAcaaaatacattaataaccaagGGAAATACTTTGATCTAGATTTtcatgacgggtgtcgtcgttaAAACAGAACACGCTTGATCCTTCTGGACTTATTTTCATGGTACTTTTTCAATGGATTCCATACACATCTATATTTTGCTCTTTGTTTGCGCTCGTTGTATCTACTTTAAGTCATATTTACGGTTTCATTTGTATGTTGATATTCTCTGGTACTTTTATTGTTTCGCTCAGGATTTTAAAAACTCGAAAAGTGGTGTCAATTTTAGGTAAACTCTGTACTTTGTGAACCAGAATCACACGGAAGTAATTGGTACCACTCAGTTCTAGCAACAACGTAATAAAATATGTACTCCTCAAGCTATCCATTACGCGTCTCTGTCCCAATGTACTTTGATGCACTCAATTCCTCTGACACGTTTATTGTATCAGACGCCAATATTCTGACCAGTTACATCAAATTCGTATATATCTAAGTTTACGTCAAGCATGATAAAATGTCCGATAACGTTCCTCTGTTCGCGAACCGATATAGTACTGTATTGCGCTCAGTAAATTTGAAtcatgtgattgatatatatatcaataaaagtaCTTCATTAACTTATTGCCAAGACGGCAACAGGATACAAGAACAATTCGAGGATATTACTGTTTTACTACCCGCGTATTTGAGGGTAATTAAAAAGCTTCCTTATAACAAAGGTATAATGTTATTTGTTGTAATAGTACTTTTCCGAACTACCAATGTTAAATGATTAGGGATCTCCTATACAATATACCTAGTCCACCATGTAAACCAATACATTGAGACCAATCCTAGCGCCCAGAAATAATCGACGCcagtttgttattttgtgttttacCGTCTGTGGGGTATATAATCATATCGTTCGTTgcagacacagatatatcataAGCAATGACTAGTTATGAATGGTCTCCTGAAAAAGTACATCTCTATACTCTGCAGCATACAAATACTTAATGTATGAATAGGCCtgaataaaatagataaaaccGATATGTAAAAGataattataattcaatttTATAATCGATACAATGGTAGTAAAAAGACCATTGAAGAATAACAAAGAGAAAAGGACCGTCTTGGAAAGATTAGCCTTGTCCACGACATTTTCTATGTAGGTCAACTCCAACACATGTTAGGTgtgtaaaatgatgacaatgacaACGTGATTCAATCAACAACGTCCAAAAGTTGATCTTCCTAGCTACCAAACGAAGAAATAGAATGATAATTAAATAACCAAGCCTACCATAATGTTTTATCAAGCTTCATCAAAACATCGCGTAATATTTGGAGCGAGgcatttaatatcaaattaactTCAACATAATGATACAGCTGTTGAGGTCTGCAGTGTTTGAAGCAAGAAACTGACAATTCACGATATGATAATTGCAATCGCCACACCAATAACAGAGTTGTATATCGTTCCTGTTCGGATACGTCACTGCCATTATAGTTCACTCTTGGGTTTAACATTTCAATTATGTCAGTGCTTGGTTCTCATATCACATCATCTCCTCATTCCTGAAATAAACCTGTTACCCAGAAACTGGCCAGGAAATGTTTGTGAATATTTTCtgattaaaattataaataaaataatgaggAATTGTTTTCTGCCATCAATTATTGTAACCTTGTCATCTATTTCATGAAAGTCTTATTGTCATCTTTTCCTTTCTAACCATGTTCTAACTTAGCGCGATCAATCAGCCATACCTTAGGAGATTAAGCTATTCAAAGCTTATTATTTAGCATTCATAGCTTTGTTTACTGACCCTTATAAGTGTTATTGTGTTTCTGAAATTTGTTTACTCGCGTGTATCATATTATG from the Pecten maximus chromosome 4, xPecMax1.1, whole genome shotgun sequence genome contains:
- the LOC117326400 gene encoding variant surface antigen B-like; this translates as MGQKGTGMGKKGTGMGQIGTGMGQKGTGMGKKGTGMGQKGTGMGKIGTGMGKIGTGMGKIGTGMGKIGTGMGKKGTGMGQKGTGMGKIGTGMGKIGTGMGQKGTGMGKIGTGMGKKRTCTCLE